From a single Thermothielavioides terrestris NRRL 8126 chromosome 1, complete sequence genomic region:
- a CDS encoding glycosyltransferase family 3 protein (CAZy_ID 269727): MANEEAEREPRDVKNHVLFEIATEVAHRVGGIYSVIKSKAPVTTAEYGDRYTLIGPLNHHSAAVEVEAMEPTNPELAATIQSMKDRGIGMLYGRWLIEGAPRVLLFDTKTAYGYMNEWKGDLWNVASIPSPDNDDETNEAVVFGYLVAWFLGEYVCHEKKRAVIAHFHEWLAGVALPLTRKRQIDVTTIFTTHATLLGRYLCAGSVDFYNNLQHFDVDAEAGKRGIYHRYCIERAAAHSCDVFTTVSHITAYESEHLLKRKPDGVLPNGLNVTKFSAVHEFQNLHQQSKEKIHDFVRGHFYGHYDFDPENTLYFFTAGRYEFRNKGVDMFIESLARLNHRLKSSGSKMTVVAFIIMPAQTSSLTVEALKGQAVIKSLRDTVDTIERNIGRRIFERSLKWHDGDPMPEEKELISSQDRILLRRRLFAMKRHGLPPIVTHNMVNDHDDPILNQIRRVQLFNHPSDRVKIVFHPEFLNSANPVLPLDYDDFVRGTHLGVFASYYEPWGYTPAECTVMGVPSITTNLSGFGCYMEELIENSSDYGIYIVDRRTKGVDDSVNQLTSYMFDFTQKSRRQRINQRNRTERLSDLLDWKRMGLEYVKARQLALRRAYPTSFLGEEEEEDFIPGVEQKISRPFSVPGSPRDRTGMMTPGDFASLQEGREGLSTEDYVAWKLPEEEDPDEYPFPLTLRTKASGPGSSLNGK, from the exons ATGGCCAACGAGGAAGCAGAGCGCGAGCCACGCGACGTCAAGAACCACGTGCTGTTTGAGATCGCGACAGAAGTCGCGCATCGAG TCGGCGGCATCTACTCCGTCATCAAATCCAAGGCCCCGGTAACCACAGCAGAATATGGCGACCGCTACACCCTCATTGGGCCTCTCAACCACCACTCC GCggccgtcgaggtcgaggccaTGGAGCCCACGAACCCCGAACTTGCCGCAACAATCCAGTCCATGAAGGACCGCGGCATCGGTATGCTGTATGGGCGGTGGCTGATTGAAGGAGCTCCTAGAGTGCTCCTCTTCGACACCAAGACGGCGTACGGTTATATGAATGAGTGGAAGGGTGACCTGTGGAATGTTGCCTCCATCCCGTCGCCCGATAACGACGATGAGACCAACGAGGCCGTCGTCTTTGGCTATCTCGTTGCATGGTTCCTCGGGGAG TACGTATGCCACGAAAAGAAGAGGGCGGTCATTGCGCACTTCCACGAATGGCTGGCAGGCGTTGCGCTGCCCTTGACCAGGAAGCGGCAGATCGACGTGACGACCATTTTCACGACCCATGCGACATTGCTCGGTCGATACTTGTGTGCCGGCTCCGTCGACTTCTACAACAACCTCCAGCACTTCGACGTGGATGCTGAGGCGGGTAAGCGCGGTATCTACCACCGGTACTGCATCGAACGAGCTGCGGCGCATTCCTGTGACGTGTTTACCACGGTCTCGCACATCACAGCCTATGAGAGTGAGCATCTACTCAAGCGCAAGCCCGACGGTGTCCTGCCGAACGGCCTCAACGTGACCAAGTTCTCGGCGGTCCACGAGTTCCAGAACCTGCACCAGCAGTCCAAGGAGAAGATCCACGACTTTGTCCGAGGCCATTTCTATGGCCACTACGACTTCGATCCCGAGAACACGCTCTACTTCTTCACGGCGGGTCGGTACGAGTTCAGGAATAAAGGCGTTGACATGTTTATCGAGTCGCTCGCCCGCTTGAACCATCGGCTCAAGTCGTCTGGGAGCAAGATGACGGTCGTCGCGTTCATCATCATGCCCGCCCAGACCTCGTCGCTGACGGTCGAGGCACTGAAGGGGCAGGCCGTGATCAAGTCTCTGAGAGATACGGTGGACACGATCGAGAGGAACATCGGCCGACGCATCTTTGAGCGCTCCCTCAAGTGGCACGATGGCGATCCGATGccggaggagaaggagctgATTTCCAGCCAGGATCGCATCCTGCTCCGCAGGCGCCTGTTCGCCATGAAGAGGCACGGGCTGCCCCCAATCGTCACACACAACATGGTCAACGACCACGACGACCCGATCCTCAACCAGATCCGCCGGGTGCAGCTCTTCAACCATCCCAGCGACCGAGTCAAGATTGTGTTCCACCCCGAGTTCTTGAACTCGGCAAAcccggtgctgccgctggaCTACGACGACTTCGTGCGAGGCACGCATTTGGGCGTGTTCGCATCGTACTACGAACCATGGGGTTACACGCCCGCCGAGTGCACGGTGATGGGTGTGCccagcatcaccaccaaCCTTTCCGGATTCGGCTGCTACATGGAGGAGCTGATTGAGAACTCGAGCGATTACGGCATCTACATCGTGGATCGCCGTACCAAGGGTGTCGATGACTCGGTCAATCAGCTCACGTCGTACATGTTCGACTTCACGCAGAAgagccgccggcagcgcatCAACCAGCGGAACCGGACTGAGCGGCTTAGCGACCTGCTCGACTGGAAGCGGATGGGCTTGGAGTATGTCAAGGCGCGGCAGCTCGCGCTGAGACGGGCGTATCCCACGTCGTTCCTtggtgaggaggaggaggaggacttCATCCCGGGCGTGGAGCAAAAGATCTCGCGGCCATTCTCGGTGCCCGGCTCCCCAAGGGATCGCACCGGAATGATGACCCCTGGGGATTTTGCCAGCCTCCAGGAGGGTCGTGAGGGGCTGAGCACTGAAGACTACGTTGCGTGGAAACTTCC agaggaggaggacccGGATGAGTACCCGTTCCCGCTCACGTTGAGAACCAAGGCATCCGGCCCTGGAAGCTCTCTGAACGGCAAGTGA